The sequence below is a genomic window from Sulfolobales archaeon.
TTGATAGATACGGTGTTGAAGAAGGCAAGGAAGCCAACTTCGTGGTTCTAAATGGTAAGGATGAACTCGATGTACTCAGAATATTGGGCCCACCGCTATACGTTATTAAAGGTGGTAGAATCATAGCTGATAATACCTCAAGAACAAACCCGAAGATCATGTATAGGGGTAAGTGGGAAGAGCTTAAACAGCACCTCTATGATCTAATAAGTGTGTGATTCTAGCTTAGAGACTCTTCCAATAAAATTTGATCTACAGGTTTTAAGCTTCTAAGCCAAATCGACAAACTTGATCCTCAAATTCTTAACAGAACCAAGCACAGCTCCCTCCTATCCCTACACCCTAGGTTGCTTAGCGTGGCATATGCTTTAAGAACACGCTTGCCTTCATAGCTAGATCTCTATGTTTGCTTAGCAGCTCTCTATCATATGTTATGAGAGATCCTCTAATTCTCCTAGCCAGAGCCACGTAGATCGCATCATACACGGTAATATCACTTTCAAATGCAATCTTAATGGCGTCCTCAAGCAGCTCCATAGCATCCACAATCCAAAGACCAAGTTTTTTGAGAGCATTAACAGCCTTGATGACATCTTCTCCATCTAATCCTTCTATGTATCTAAGCGCGTTGGAGACTTCTATGAGTAGTAACGATGGAACGTATATTTCTACTTCACCATTTAGGAGTAGATCTCTAACTAGCTTCATTTCCTCCAACTCCTCTTCCCCCTTAACAAACCATTTGATGACAGCGCTAGCATCTAGGACTATGGCCTTCATCTCCTCTCATCCCTAAACTTTCTAATAACATCGGTCAGGGGCTTCTCTGGCTTGGCCTTCGATGCTATCTCATCCATAATCTTGAGGGCTTCTTTAACCTCTAGCTCTCTCAATTTCTCCTCGATAGCTTTTCTAATAACTTCACTCCAATTAACATCGGAATACATCTCCATACGCTTCTTCAGCTCCAGAGGTATTCTCACAGTAATTTTAGTAGACATAGAACC
It includes:
- a CDS encoding type II toxin-antitoxin system VapC family toxin — protein: MKAIVLDASAVIKWFVKGEEELEEMKLVRDLLLNGEVEIYVPSLLLIEVSNALRYIEGLDGEDVIKAVNALKKLGLWIVDAMELLEDAIKIAFESDITVYDAIYVALARRIRGSLITYDRELLSKHRDLAMKASVFLKHMPR